GTGTCCAATCCTGTTAGGGGGCTTTAGAGGTATGTCCTCAATCCCCTATTCTCGATAACCACTAACATTATTCTTATCCATCCAAATCTTTTTCACCTGCATCAGAAAGTCTAAGTCAGCATCTCTGCTGCCATAAATCTCTTCTAATATCTTTTGCGTTTCCCACAGATCATTATAAGTTAGATATGGATAATCCTGTCCCATGGGCTTGCCATTTAACAAACCGTATTCTAAGTCACCATTGCTCTTTAACCATTTCTCTTTCGTCCACTTAATGCCGTTCATCATATTCTTAGCATAGGTTTGGTAATAGTTAATCTTGGTGAGCCTGTACAAGTCAAAGAAATAATTAATTTCGCATAGCTGATGATTAAGAGAAACGTGAGTCTTCAGGTGCGGATTAATGTGGGCATAGTCCGGAACAAGCACGCCAATCTCTTCCCCACGCCTCATGAAGATTCCTCTCTTATTCGCATGCTCCATAAGCCATACCGCATAATTCAGGCTCGATTCGAGAAATCTTTCATCTCCATATTTAGCGTAACCATCTAGTAACAAACGGGCAAAATCGGTGTTAAACCGAGTGTCATAAAAATGTGAACCAATCTTATAATCTTTCCAAAGCCATGAGGATCTAGGCCCTGTCGCCCAAAACCCATGTTCTGTTTGATTCTTTATCCCTTGGTCTAGCATTACCCAGCCCAAGTTTTCGGCTAATCGACTTCCGCCTGTTCGGATAAGGGACCTCGCAATGTAGTTATCGGGAAATCGATAATAAACCAAGTTTCCTGCAGGCTCATAAGTGCTAGGCGTTTTAACATGCATTCCATCCCAAGACCACTTAGAAGAGGTCGTCATATCAAGTAAGGACCACACCGGCTCTAGATAAGGATTGTCCTCCCATGGAACTAATACCTCAGTAGACTCCACTGCCCACATTTCCCCTACCGTTCCTGCCTGCTGTTGAAAGGAATAAGTAATGACGTACTCATCCTCTTCTGCCCTTACCTTAATGGGTATGGCACGCGCTATCTCGTTTATTGTGGCATACTGATCATTAACGGTAAATAAGGTGGGATAACTGATATACCAATGAGCTTCTGTGGTATCGATAAACCCGGCTGTAAGTGGCAACGTCCCCTCGAGGGGAATCTGCTTCCACACTCTTTGTCCCTCTTCTATTGCAACATATTTAAAGGTACCTTCACGTCCAGGTATCCGAAATTCGCTGCTTATAGGTTGATTGGCCGTCTTTGTAAACTCTACTCTCTTCATCCAATACTGATCTCCATTGGGGAAAGCAACCGTTCTTTCCTTAGCCATTCCATGCTCTTCTGCCCATTCCTTCACAGACTCCATTGGATGAGGCAGTATGGTATCCACTTCCATGTACGCAGATTCACTAATACATAAAAAACATAGTGCGAGTAGAATTAATACTTTTTTACCCATTGGCACCTCCTAAGTATTGATATTATATAATTCTCATAATAAGTTTAAGCTGGGATATTATACCACAGCTAGATACAACAAAAAAACTGACTAAAGTACCAGTCAGTTTCTCTGTAAATCATTTAGTAAGGAAGCAAGCATCTTGGCTTGTTCCTTCCGCTCATAAATGAGTGTAGAAGGACGGTTGACCTCTTGATTTCTGTCTTTTCCCTCTTTGGCCTCGAGCCACTCCTCATATAAGTTTATAATTCCCTGTTTAATTTCTTCGAGTGACCCGGGATCGACCACTTGACCCAATTGGTACTTCTCAATGATGTGGGTAGACTCGCCTTTCAGACTTAGCGCAAGCATTGGTTTGCCGATGGCCATATATTCAAAGAGCTTCCCAGGGATATAATCTCCGGAACCTGGGGCCGTGTCTCCTATTAGTAAGAGGATATCGGACTTCTTTAACTCCGAAAGTGCAGCCTGATGAGGTAAATGGCCTAGAACATGAACAAGATCATTCAACCCTAGCTTATTCACCCAATCTGCATTCTCTGTGTATCCCGGATAATCGAAGACACCAGCGAAGTTTAATCGAATTTGCTTTCGGTCCAAGACTCCCTCATCAAGCAACTCCTTAATAGCTTGCAAGAAAAGTCTTGGATTTCGCTCTTTATAGAATATCCCAGTATAAATAAAGCTGCATTGATCAGGATAATCCATCTTTACCTTCTCTAGCTGCTTATAATCCTCCGGATCGAATCCGTTGTGGATGACCTCGAGACGCTGAATCTCATCGTTAAATTTTTGCTGGAAGTTATTCGCGAAGGACCTTGTCACAGTTAAGAGAATATCTGATTCCCGCAAGACCATCCGTTCCAGTCTTTCCTCTAGCCATTCTCTCCATGGGATACCAGGACGATGCATATTCTGCGTCCACGGGTCACGGAAATCTGCGATCCAAGGCACTCCTGTTTGTCGCTTGAGATAAATACCTACTAGGTGATTCGTATAGGGACCAGACGTAGAAAAAATGGCATCATATTGATGCTCCTTCATCAGCTCGAGTCCCATCTTGGCTGCGTAGGGAAACCAAAGAATTTGGTCATCGGGTACCAAGACATGCTTTTTTAATTTCTTTAAGGTAGGGAATACCTGTTGCTTCAGACGAGTGACTATACTCCTCTTCTCTACTCCCCCCTGATCACCTGACTTCTCCTTTGCGGCTGCCGGTGGAGCCCCTAGAAAGATCTCCTTAGAACGGTGAATCTGTACTCCATCCGGAAGCTGCTTCAACAACGAATGGTCCAAAGAGACATGATAATTAGGATCAACGGTTAATACATGAGGCTCCCAACCAAACTCCCTAAGGTATCTTGCCATCTTTAAGGCACGTTGTACGCCTCCGCCCCCAATAGGAGGGAATAAATAAGCAATAATCAGCACTTTTTTCGTTTTTGACATAGATATCACTACTTATATTAGATTCGGACTAACTTAGCTTGATTAGAGATCCTGCTAGGGATGCGATGCTTGGCATCTAACAATATAGGAGAATCTGTCATGAGATGTAATACTTGATTCCAATCGATCTCTAAAAACTCTTCCTGTGCATTGAGATAGATGAGTACGGCTGAACCAGTAACAGCCTCTTCTAAGCTTCCCACCTTATAAGGATAGCTGCTCGGTACAGCTGGGTCATAGGCTTTTACCGTAGCTCCACGCTGCAGAAGTATTTCTACCACATGATGCGCTGGACTAATCCGGTCATCGTTGGAGAAATCCTTCATGGCAAGGCCTAGTACAGCCACTTGGCTGCCCATTAGGGTTCTTCCTTGCTGTACAAGCTCTTTCTCCACCATATCAACAAGAATGGATGGAACAGAGTCATTAATCTTTCTGGCTATTTCCAGCATTTCAATATTTACGTCTAATTCTCTAGCTTTCGGTAGTAGATAGTATAGGGCATTAGGAAGACAGTACCCACCTACTCCAGGTCCCGGCACGAGCAGGTTAACTCGCTTATGTGTATTAGCTACCTTAATTAACTCGAAGGTATCCATCCCCATGCGCTCAGAAAAACGAGCGAACTGCTGTACCATAGCGATATTAACATCCCGTTGGATATTCTCAATGACTTTAGCCGTCTCTACAATTTTTATTTCTGAAATGGTGATTTCCGCTTCCGTCACAAAGCTTAAGATTTCTTTCGCCCGCTTTGCACTTGCTTCGTTTACTCCACCCAAGGCTAGTGGCATGTGAATGAATTCTTCAAAGGCTTTCCCTTCGGCGATCCGCTCAGAAGAATAAGCTAAATAAAAATCCGTTCCAGCCTTAAGTCCACTTTTTTCTAATAAAGGAAGGACAATATCTTCCGTAGTTCCTGGCACTACCGTACTTCTTAAGATCACCGTATCTCCTTTTTTCAGGACCTTCGCTAATTGTTCACAGGCACTCGTAAGGTAGGACAGGTTGGGATCTCCTTGAACGACTGGGATGCCTACTGTAATGATATAGGTATCCACTTCTTTTGCCGCTTCTGCATAATCAATCGTGGCTTGAAACCTTCCAGCCTGGAGTTGTTCCTTTAAGATTTCAGACAAAGATTTCCCTTGATAGTATTCAAGATGGTGAGACTTGCCCTCGTTAATTTCTTCTACCAGATGAGGCAAGACGTCTATACCGAAGACGTTTGCTCCTTTCATGGCATAGCTTAGAGACAAGGGGAGACCAATAAACCCCATGCCTATTACTGCAACCTGCGGGTGTTTCGTTGAATGCATATGTATTCCTCCGAGAGTGATCTATTTACGTGGTCATATACCAATAAGCTGCACCGCTAACTAAAAAAAGAATA
The Ammoniphilus sp. CFH 90114 DNA segment above includes these coding regions:
- a CDS encoding glycosyltransferase family 4 protein translates to MSKTKKVLIIAYLFPPIGGGGVQRALKMARYLREFGWEPHVLTVDPNYHVSLDHSLLKQLPDGVQIHRSKEIFLGAPPAAAKEKSGDQGGVEKRSIVTRLKQQVFPTLKKLKKHVLVPDDQILWFPYAAKMGLELMKEHQYDAIFSTSGPYTNHLVGIYLKRQTGVPWIADFRDPWTQNMHRPGIPWREWLEERLERMVLRESDILLTVTRSFANNFQQKFNDEIQRLEVIHNGFDPEDYKQLEKVKMDYPDQCSFIYTGIFYKERNPRLFLQAIKELLDEGVLDRKQIRLNFAGVFDYPGYTENADWVNKLGLNDLVHVLGHLPHQAALSELKKSDILLLIGDTAPGSGDYIPGKLFEYMAIGKPMLALSLKGESTHIIEKYQLGQVVDPGSLEEIKQGIINLYEEWLEAKEGKDRNQEVNRPSTLIYERKEQAKMLASLLNDLQRN
- a CDS encoding nucleotide sugar dehydrogenase, with translation MHSTKHPQVAVIGMGFIGLPLSLSYAMKGANVFGIDVLPHLVEEINEGKSHHLEYYQGKSLSEILKEQLQAGRFQATIDYAEAAKEVDTYIITVGIPVVQGDPNLSYLTSACEQLAKVLKKGDTVILRSTVVPGTTEDIVLPLLEKSGLKAGTDFYLAYSSERIAEGKAFEEFIHMPLALGGVNEASAKRAKEILSFVTEAEITISEIKIVETAKVIENIQRDVNIAMVQQFARFSERMGMDTFELIKVANTHKRVNLLVPGPGVGGYCLPNALYYLLPKARELDVNIEMLEIARKINDSVPSILVDMVEKELVQQGRTLMGSQVAVLGLAMKDFSNDDRISPAHHVVEILLQRGATVKAYDPAVPSSYPYKVGSLEEAVTGSAVLIYLNAQEEFLEIDWNQVLHLMTDSPILLDAKHRIPSRISNQAKLVRI